In Acidobacteriota bacterium, the following are encoded in one genomic region:
- a CDS encoding outer membrane beta-barrel protein, with product MRSSAFGVLFAALLVLAPGATPWLRAAHAQTPPPRGPYISIGLAALAAQGARFADGADEGHAPLYGRPELFTIGDFDTVLLSQAAAGYRFTPRLRFQVGFGMARQFEFRGTANYPRAGAVQPAAADLRTRQLLAAGFYDVAVWPIGRGLQIEPYVGAGIGFTDYRLDNFVQRFPDPDDAAGYLRRGPAGEVPFTGLPSGRGRSATGMVTVGVAVPMADRVRFDVAYRYTDAGSVGTAAGGDILIVRYHRGNRSEVEVPINETTADFRTHGVLATLRVEF from the coding sequence ATGAGATCGTCAGCGTTCGGCGTCCTGTTTGCGGCGCTGCTGGTGCTTGCCCCGGGAGCAACGCCATGGCTGCGGGCGGCGCACGCCCAGACGCCCCCGCCACGCGGCCCGTACATCAGCATCGGGCTGGCGGCATTGGCCGCGCAGGGCGCCCGGTTCGCCGACGGCGCTGACGAAGGCCACGCCCCGCTGTATGGCCGGCCAGAGCTGTTCACAATCGGCGACTTCGATACCGTGCTGCTGTCGCAGGCCGCCGCCGGGTATCGCTTCACGCCGCGCCTCCGCTTCCAGGTGGGATTCGGCATGGCCCGGCAGTTCGAATTCCGCGGCACGGCCAACTACCCTCGGGCGGGTGCGGTCCAGCCCGCAGCGGCCGATCTGCGCACCCGGCAACTTCTGGCGGCCGGGTTCTATGACGTTGCTGTCTGGCCGATCGGACGAGGCCTGCAGATCGAGCCGTACGTAGGCGCCGGTATTGGGTTCACGGATTACCGCCTGGACAACTTCGTCCAGCGGTTTCCTGATCCCGATGATGCGGCGGGTTACTTGCGGCGGGGGCCGGCGGGAGAGGTGCCGTTCACCGGCCTGCCGTCGGGCCGCGGCCGGTCGGCGACGGGCATGGTGACGGTCGGTGTGGCGGTCCCCATGGCTGACCGCGTGCGCTTCGACGTGGCGTACCGCTACACGGACGCCGGATCCGTGGGCACTGCGGCTGGTGGCGACATCCTCATAGTGCGGTACCACCGCGGGAACCGGTCGGAGGTAGAGGTCCCCATCAACGAGACGACCGCCGATTTCCGCACACACGGTGTGCTGGCTACGCTCCGGGTCGAATTCTGA